A genomic segment from Luteibacter aegosomatis encodes:
- the cobU gene encoding bifunctional adenosylcobinamide kinase/adenosylcobinamide-phosphate guanylyltransferase, translating to MKTLILGGARSGKSALAERMAADAGHAVTYVATAQAFDAEMAERIDHHRARRPSAWTVVEEPIHLAAVLRAHATPERFLLVDCLTLWLSNLLGTDDGAHFERERAQFFDVLPALPGEIVFVTNEVGLGVVPMGELTRRYVDEAGRLHQMLAARCECVLFVAAGLPLALKGSLP from the coding sequence CTGATTCTCGGCGGCGCCCGTTCGGGCAAGAGCGCGTTGGCCGAGCGCATGGCCGCCGATGCCGGCCATGCCGTGACCTACGTCGCCACCGCGCAGGCGTTCGACGCCGAGATGGCCGAGCGCATCGATCATCATCGCGCCCGGCGTCCCTCGGCCTGGACCGTGGTGGAAGAACCCATCCACCTGGCCGCCGTGCTTCGCGCCCATGCCACGCCGGAACGCTTCCTGCTGGTCGACTGCCTCACGTTGTGGCTGTCGAATCTTCTGGGCACCGACGACGGCGCGCACTTCGAGCGCGAACGCGCGCAATTCTTCGATGTCTTGCCCGCCTTGCCGGGCGAGATCGTGTTCGTCACCAACGAGGTCGGCCTCGGCGTCGTGCCGATGGGCGAACTCACCCGGCGCTACGTCGACGAGGCGGGCCGCCTGCACCAGATGCTGGCCGCGCGTTGCGAGTGCGTGCTCTTCGTCGCCGCCGGCCTTCCCCTTGCCTTGAAAGGATCCCTGCCATGA